In Halomonas alkalicola, the following proteins share a genomic window:
- a CDS encoding proline--tRNA ligase → MRATQLLIATLKETPADAEVISHQLMLRSGMIRRLTSGLYTWLPVGLRTLRKVEQIVREEMDRAGAQEVLMPAVQPAELWQESGRWEQYGPELLRLKDRHQRDYCVGPTHEEVITDLVRREIASYKQLPVNFYQIQTKFRDEIRPRFGVMRSREFIMKDAYSFHVDEASLKETYQAMYDAYTRIFTRLGLEFRPVLADSGAIGGDRSHEFHVLADSGEDAIVFSSDSDYAANIEKAEALPAPLGTTPERAAPAEELRLVDTPDARTIAALVEQHGLPIEKTIKTLMVHAAEGGLIALLVRGDHELNAIKAENLPEVAEPLTMASEEEIRAAVGAGPGSLGPVGLAMPIIVDRSVALMSDFGAGANVDGKHYFGINWERDVALPQVADLRNVVEGDPSPDGHGILSIKRGIEVGHVFQLGRKYSEAMDANVLGDEGRALHPWMGCYGIGVTRVVAAAIEQNHDEAGIIWPDAIAPFQIALVPMNAHKSQRVREESEKLYGELTAAGFEVLLDDRDLRPGAKFADHELMGLPHRLVVGDRGLDKGELEYKGRRDSDATMVPAEQILDFLRERISP, encoded by the coding sequence ATGCGCGCCACTCAACTGCTGATCGCCACCCTCAAGGAAACCCCCGCCGACGCCGAGGTCATCAGCCACCAGCTGATGCTGCGGTCGGGAATGATCCGTCGCCTCACCTCCGGCCTCTATACCTGGCTGCCGGTGGGCCTGCGCACCCTGCGCAAGGTCGAACAGATCGTGCGCGAGGAGATGGACCGTGCCGGCGCCCAGGAGGTGCTGATGCCGGCGGTGCAGCCGGCCGAGCTGTGGCAGGAGTCTGGCCGCTGGGAGCAGTACGGCCCGGAGCTGCTGCGCCTCAAGGATCGCCACCAGCGCGACTACTGCGTCGGCCCGACCCATGAAGAGGTGATCACCGATCTGGTGCGCCGCGAGATCGCCAGCTACAAGCAGCTGCCGGTCAACTTCTACCAGATCCAGACCAAGTTCCGCGACGAGATCCGTCCGCGCTTCGGGGTGATGCGCTCCCGCGAGTTCATCATGAAGGACGCCTACTCCTTCCACGTCGACGAGGCCTCCCTGAAGGAGACCTACCAGGCGATGTACGATGCCTACACCCGCATCTTCACCCGCCTGGGCCTCGAGTTCCGCCCGGTGCTGGCCGACTCCGGCGCCATCGGCGGCGACCGCTCCCACGAGTTCCACGTGCTGGCCGACTCCGGTGAGGACGCCATCGTCTTCTCCAGCGACTCCGACTACGCCGCCAACATCGAGAAGGCCGAGGCGCTGCCGGCGCCGCTGGGCACCACCCCCGAGCGCGCCGCCCCCGCCGAGGAGCTGCGTCTGGTCGACACCCCCGATGCCCGCACCATCGCCGCCCTGGTGGAGCAGCATGGCCTGCCCATCGAGAAGACCATCAAGACCCTGATGGTCCACGCCGCCGAGGGCGGCCTGATCGCCCTGCTGGTGCGCGGCGACCACGAGCTCAACGCCATCAAGGCCGAGAACCTCCCGGAGGTGGCGGAGCCGCTGACCATGGCCAGCGAAGAGGAGATCCGCGCCGCGGTGGGCGCCGGCCCCGGCTCGCTGGGCCCGGTGGGCCTCGCGATGCCGATCATCGTGGATCGCAGCGTGGCGCTGATGAGCGACTTCGGCGCCGGCGCCAACGTCGACGGCAAGCACTACTTCGGCATCAACTGGGAGCGTGACGTCGCCCTGCCCCAGGTCGCCGACCTGCGCAACGTGGTGGAGGGCGACCCCTCCCCGGATGGCCACGGTATCCTCTCCATCAAGCGCGGCATCGAGGTGGGCCACGTCTTCCAGCTGGGCCGCAAGTACAGCGAAGCGATGGACGCCAACGTGCTCGGCGACGAAGGTCGCGCCCTGCATCCCTGGATGGGCTGCTATGGTATCGGTGTGACCCGGGTCGTGGCCGCCGCCATCGAGCAGAACCACGACGAGGCCGGCATCATCTGGCCCGACGCCATCGCCCCCTTCCAGATCGCGCTGGTGCCAATGAACGCCCACAAGTCGCAGCGTGTGCGCGAGGAGTCCGAGAAGCTCTACGGCGAGCTGACCGCCGCCGGCTTCGAGGTGCTGCTGGATGACCGCGACCTGCGCCCGGGCGCCAAGTTCGCCGACCATGAGCTGATGGGCCTGCCCCACCGCCTGGTGGTCGGCGATCGAGGCCTGGACAAGGGTGAACTGGAGTACAAGGGACGCCGTGACAGCGATGCCACCATGGTACCGGCCGAGCAGATCCTCGACTTTCTGCGCGAGCGCATCAGCCCCTGA
- a CDS encoding lytic transglycosylase domain-containing protein has product MKRAIALTALCLAAASTAAASDDSFLAALDADRRPLVVQALPPTPASLRTTLDASLATPRDPTEIWAARQWQSAMAPSLARFVKDEALRGELLQRVYLEARLANLPPELVLAVIQVESAFRADAVSSAGAVGLMQIMPFWIRELGLPADDLKDPWRNLRYGTTILAHYLAVERSDFTRALARYNGSLGQTWYPERVMRAWQRHWRGPAENGRVTVQR; this is encoded by the coding sequence GTGAAGCGCGCCATCGCGCTCACCGCGCTCTGCCTGGCCGCCGCCTCCACGGCGGCGGCCAGCGATGACAGCTTCCTGGCCGCTCTGGACGCCGACCGACGCCCCCTGGTGGTCCAGGCGCTGCCCCCCACGCCCGCCTCCCTGCGCACCACCCTCGACGCCAGCCTCGCCACGCCCCGCGACCCGACCGAGATCTGGGCGGCTCGCCAGTGGCAGAGCGCCATGGCGCCCTCGCTGGCACGCTTCGTCAAGGACGAGGCGCTGCGCGGCGAGCTGCTGCAGCGGGTCTACCTGGAGGCGCGCCTGGCCAACCTGCCGCCGGAGCTGGTGCTGGCGGTGATCCAGGTGGAGAGCGCCTTTCGCGCCGACGCGGTCTCCTCCGCCGGGGCCGTGGGCCTGATGCAGATCATGCCCTTCTGGATCCGCGAGCTGGGCCTTCCCGCCGACGACCTCAAGGACCCATGGCGCAACCTGCGCTACGGCACCACCATCCTGGCCCACTACCTGGCGGTGGAGCGCAGCGACTTCACTCGGGCGCTGGCCCGCTACAACGGCAGCCTGGGCCAGACCTGGTACCCGGAGCGGGTGATGCGCGCCTGGCAGCGCCACTGGCGCGGGCCCGCGGAGAACGGACGGGTCACCGTGCAGCGCTGA
- a CDS encoding PqqD family protein, whose product MLRLSDCPEVLDALRAAMAGWPVEVVEAEGAAPPIRLGREGRGYRQHSPALPEGLFLSTPTEAACSLIADLVGEYFDRHPDSIGLHGGSVEVDGRLMIFPAPHRAGKSTLTAAFAAAGFRVFGDDVLALTPEGEGMALGIVPRLRLPLPESFAPGFLDYAERHAGPADRRYRYVVPPRGRLASHGEVRPLGAVVLLARDEGAVAPALSRLAPGEGLLQLLCENFAPEVASEALMERFLPLMGQVPCLLLRYSEPLAAARALGEALSGPLPAALPAASLVARPTLSTGALPDGPWAPEQSVLDYPLDDELFLVEVASGAIHRLNPTGRLIWQLLRHEPLSPEELAELLGEHFGLPWVRVLEDVQALLAGLAAAGLVSPAGMVSDCP is encoded by the coding sequence GTGCTGCGTCTGAGCGACTGTCCCGAAGTGCTCGATGCCCTGCGGGCGGCGATGGCGGGATGGCCTGTCGAGGTGGTCGAGGCCGAGGGGGCGGCCCCGCCGATCCGGCTTGGTCGCGAGGGGCGGGGCTACCGCCAGCACTCGCCGGCCCTGCCGGAGGGTCTCTTTCTCTCCACCCCCACCGAGGCCGCCTGCAGCCTGATTGCCGACCTGGTCGGCGAATACTTCGACCGCCACCCCGACAGCATCGGGCTGCATGGCGGTTCGGTGGAGGTCGACGGGCGCCTGATGATCTTTCCGGCCCCCCACCGGGCGGGCAAGAGCACCCTGACGGCCGCCTTCGCCGCCGCGGGCTTCCGGGTGTTCGGTGATGATGTGCTGGCCCTGACGCCAGAGGGCGAGGGCATGGCGCTGGGCATCGTTCCCCGCCTGCGCCTGCCGTTGCCGGAGAGCTTCGCCCCCGGCTTCCTCGACTACGCCGAGCGCCATGCCGGGCCTGCCGACAGGCGCTACCGCTACGTGGTGCCGCCGCGTGGTCGGTTGGCGTCCCACGGCGAGGTTCGCCCGCTGGGTGCCGTGGTGCTGCTGGCGCGGGACGAGGGGGCCGTGGCCCCGGCGCTTAGCCGACTGGCGCCGGGAGAGGGGCTGCTGCAGCTGCTATGCGAGAACTTTGCCCCTGAGGTCGCGAGCGAGGCCCTGATGGAGCGCTTCCTGCCGCTGATGGGGCAGGTTCCCTGTCTGCTGCTGCGCTATTCGGAGCCGCTGGCGGCGGCCAGGGCCCTGGGTGAGGCCCTGAGCGGGCCACTGCCGGCAGCGCTGCCGGCGGCCAGTCTGGTGGCGCGCCCGACGCTGTCGACGGGGGCCCTGCCGGATGGCCCCTGGGCGCCCGAGCAGAGCGTCCTCGACTATCCGCTGGACGACGAACTCTTCCTGGTGGAGGTGGCCAGCGGGGCGATCCACCGGCTCAACCCCACCGGCCGGCTGATCTGGCAGCTGCTGCGCCATGAACCCCTGAGCCCCGAAGAGCTGGCGGAGCTGCTGGGCGAGCACTTCGGGCTGCCGTGGGTCAGGGTGCTCGAGGATGTCCAGGCCCTGCTGGCGGGGCTCGCCGCCGCCGGGCTGGTGAGTCCGGCCGGCATGGTCAGCGACTGCCCTTGA
- the ccoM gene encoding cytochrome c oxidase subunit CcoM: MYLDDAVIFGLVTVAMMIAFMGGWITFIVRDHRKKKH, translated from the coding sequence ATGTATCTGGATGACGCCGTAATCTTCGGGTTGGTCACCGTCGCGATGATGATCGCTTTCATGGGTGGCTGGATTACCTTCATCGTGCGGGATCATCGCAAGAAGAAGCACTGA
- a CDS encoding FKBP-type peptidyl-prolyl cis-trans isomerase — protein MTIAPQRVVTLHYVLTDTADGALLDDSRARQQPLEYLHGHHNIVEGLERALEGQAAGAELSVTLMPAEAYGLRNEALVREVGRGAFPVSDLAPGMRFQTPGEAGPQVVTVLEVRDDSVLIDTNHPLAGRTLRYRLEVLGVRDATRAELAKGHPLPPGTDHASVEDKKVL, from the coding sequence ATGACGATCGCCCCCCAGCGGGTCGTGACCCTGCACTATGTCCTGACCGATACCGCCGACGGCGCGCTGCTGGATGACTCCCGTGCCCGCCAGCAGCCCCTGGAGTACCTCCACGGCCACCACAATATCGTCGAGGGGCTGGAGCGTGCCCTGGAGGGCCAGGCCGCGGGCGCCGAACTCTCCGTGACCCTGATGCCGGCGGAGGCCTACGGGCTGCGCAACGAGGCGCTGGTGCGCGAGGTCGGCCGCGGCGCCTTCCCGGTAAGCGATCTGGCGCCGGGCATGCGCTTCCAGACCCCCGGCGAAGCCGGCCCCCAGGTGGTCACGGTGCTGGAGGTGCGCGATGACAGCGTGCTGATCGACACCAACCATCCGCTGGCGGGCCGCACCCTGCGCTATCGGCTGGAGGTGCTCGGGGTGCGCGACGCCACTCGCGCGGAGCTTGCCAAGGGCCATCCGCTGCCGCCCGGCACCGATCACGCCAGCGTGGAAGACAAGAAGGTGCTGTGA
- the rfaH gene encoding transcription/translation regulatory transformer protein RfaH produces MNENDATLESGDEAVPRWYVIQCKGGESFRAAEHLANQGYEVFHPVLEVQKKRRGKLEWVSEPLFPYYLFIHLDRLVSNWRPIRSTRGVLKLVGFGDMPVAVSDALITTLREHGSERDDATVNLYFRTGEPVTITEGPFKDLQAVFASHKGEERAIVLLNLLHRQQRLEVPVAQLRRS; encoded by the coding sequence ATGAACGAGAACGATGCGACCCTTGAGTCCGGCGACGAGGCCGTCCCCCGCTGGTACGTGATCCAGTGCAAGGGCGGTGAGTCGTTCCGTGCCGCCGAGCACCTGGCCAACCAGGGCTACGAGGTGTTCCACCCGGTGCTCGAGGTGCAGAAGAAGCGCCGCGGCAAGCTCGAGTGGGTCAGCGAGCCGCTGTTCCCCTACTACCTGTTCATTCACCTCGATCGGCTGGTCAGCAACTGGCGCCCGATCCGCTCGACCCGCGGCGTGCTGAAGCTGGTCGGCTTCGGAGACATGCCGGTGGCGGTGAGCGATGCGCTGATCACCACCCTGCGTGAGCACGGCAGCGAGCGCGACGACGCCACCGTCAACCTCTACTTCCGCACCGGCGAGCCGGTCACCATCACCGAGGGGCCCTTCAAGGACCTGCAGGCGGTCTTTGCCAGCCACAAGGGGGAGGAGCGCGCCATCGTGCTGCTCAACCTGCTGCACCGCCAGCAGCGCCTGGAGGTACCGGTGGCCCAGCTGCGCCGCAGCTGA
- a CDS encoding AmpG family muropeptide MFS transporter, whose translation MPSPTPHRSWRDALAIYLRAPVITMLFLGFSAGLPFLLVFSTLSAWLRSDGVEVAAIGFFSWIGILYSIKFFWAPVVDRLALPLLTRTFGQRRGWMLLAQAMIAAGLVGLASLDPTRNLAMVAGFALLVAFGSATQDIAIDAFRIESAPDDIQAAMASTYIIGYRGGLLAAGAGAMYWASWLSWEAAYLTMAALVGIGVVTVLLRPEPARLSLTTQLIHEPKVRAFLRASRGKPRQLRRLGAWVIGAIVCPFTDFFSRHRLKALWLLVFIAVFRISDLAMASMANPLYIDMGFSLATIANVTTVFGIAMSVTGGILGGLLVARYGIGPILVLGAASATLTNLLFAALALAGQSLPMLVMAIVGDNLANGLASAVFIAFLSSLTSRAYTATQYALFSSLMTLPGKFLSGFGGLVVAAEGYATFFVIATALGLPAIALAIWISRDRDLVPAPLARGT comes from the coding sequence ATGCCCAGCCCAACGCCGCACCGCAGCTGGCGCGACGCCCTGGCGATCTACCTGCGTGCGCCGGTGATCACCATGCTGTTCCTCGGCTTCTCGGCCGGCCTGCCCTTCCTGCTGGTGTTCTCGACCCTCTCGGCCTGGCTGCGCAGCGATGGGGTCGAGGTGGCCGCCATCGGCTTCTTCTCCTGGATCGGCATCCTCTATTCGATCAAGTTCTTCTGGGCGCCGGTGGTGGATCGCCTGGCCCTGCCGCTGCTGACCCGCACCTTCGGCCAACGGCGCGGCTGGATGCTGCTGGCCCAGGCGATGATCGCCGCCGGCCTGGTGGGGCTGGCCAGCCTCGATCCGACCCGGAACCTGGCCATGGTGGCGGGTTTCGCGCTGCTGGTGGCCTTCGGCAGCGCCACCCAGGACATCGCCATCGACGCCTTCCGCATCGAGTCGGCCCCGGACGATATCCAGGCGGCCATGGCCTCCACCTACATCATCGGCTACCGCGGCGGGCTGCTGGCCGCCGGTGCCGGCGCCATGTACTGGGCCTCCTGGCTCTCCTGGGAGGCGGCCTACCTGACCATGGCCGCCCTGGTGGGCATCGGGGTGGTCACCGTACTGCTGCGGCCTGAGCCTGCGCGCCTTTCGCTCACCACCCAGCTGATCCACGAGCCGAAGGTGCGCGCCTTCCTGCGCGCCAGCCGCGGCAAGCCGCGCCAGCTGCGCCGCCTGGGCGCCTGGGTGATCGGCGCCATCGTCTGCCCCTTCACCGACTTCTTCAGCCGCCACCGCCTCAAGGCGCTGTGGCTGCTGGTGTTCATCGCCGTGTTCCGGATCAGCGACCTGGCCATGGCCTCCATGGCCAACCCGCTCTATATCGACATGGGCTTCTCCCTGGCCACCATCGCCAACGTCACCACCGTCTTCGGCATCGCCATGAGCGTGACCGGGGGGATCCTGGGGGGGCTTCTGGTGGCGCGCTACGGCATCGGGCCGATCCTGGTGCTGGGGGCGGCGTCTGCCACCCTGACCAACCTGCTGTTCGCCGCCCTGGCCCTGGCCGGCCAGAGCCTGCCGATGCTGGTGATGGCGATCGTCGGGGATAACCTGGCCAACGGCCTGGCCAGCGCGGTGTTCATCGCCTTCCTCTCCAGCCTAACGTCAAGGGCATATACCGCGACCCAGTACGCGCTCTTCTCGTCGCTGATGACCCTGCCGGGCAAGTTCCTCAGCGGCTTCGGCGGGCTGGTGGTGGCCGCCGAGGGCTACGCCACCTTCTTCGTCATTGCCACGGCCCTGGGCCTGCCGGCGATCGCGCTGGCGATCTGGATCAGCCGCGACCGCGACCTGGTGCCGGCCCCGCTGGCCCGCGGGACCTGA
- a CDS encoding SEC-C domain-containing protein, with the protein MLAVWVEQLLGFASGALKAIRRDERYPALMTWAREQGPALVGGNLPMAQALAPELWSQTPLERLGFACEPLARPGRNEPCWCDSGRKTKQCCGAVRLPGPVPDHLMWMLSLREWKGDTLKAALESGRAPAQALLEAGLIAAETGQRGRAQQILESLFERGDWSRLPEQAEPAFEILIDLYQERGFRHKREALLDAVLEQGPLFLRGVALERLCLMHLDADDLDSARAAFVRAQQALPHSPTLAYIEAMLLLHEGHEEEAAERARFWFRRLARQGELDPDQLEFLADLADNPGATLALAEQLLNAEEDLAGPLASLQALLEVLPTAPRLQITRSDEGRLEYHQGERERALTAAWLACFPAEAVSESPLGLEDDPWPAAGEWLPELCAHPEWLDAPAVLQGLALALTTRFGSLPWMAPSLFVPLAERLERWLDQAAGEGPGTLAWDDADNALLLRTGLALVVGMERGARQRSRRLAECLLALDDHDSLGLRELVLDQLLRDGRDDEALAVSHPPAGEELGEAALGLLLGRALALYRLERQAEAAEALEEARRHNGYALALLCADSPRPLPAVAGDGVAEPGSRAEAWQYRTLMRDQWRATPGALAWLQAWLDER; encoded by the coding sequence ATGCTGGCAGTATGGGTCGAACAGCTGTTGGGGTTTGCCTCGGGAGCCCTCAAGGCGATTCGCCGCGACGAGCGCTATCCGGCGCTGATGACCTGGGCCCGCGAGCAAGGCCCGGCGCTGGTGGGTGGCAATCTGCCCATGGCCCAGGCGCTGGCACCGGAGCTGTGGTCCCAGACGCCGCTGGAACGCCTCGGCTTCGCCTGCGAACCCCTGGCGCGCCCGGGCCGCAACGAGCCCTGCTGGTGCGACTCCGGCCGCAAGACCAAGCAGTGCTGCGGGGCGGTGCGCCTGCCCGGTCCGGTGCCCGACCACCTGATGTGGATGCTGTCGCTGCGGGAGTGGAAGGGCGATACCCTCAAGGCGGCCCTGGAGAGCGGTCGCGCCCCGGCCCAGGCGCTGCTCGAGGCGGGGCTGATCGCCGCCGAGACCGGCCAGCGTGGCCGCGCTCAGCAGATCCTCGAATCGCTGTTCGAGCGCGGCGACTGGTCGCGGTTGCCCGAGCAGGCCGAGCCCGCCTTCGAGATCCTCATCGACCTCTACCAGGAGCGCGGCTTCCGTCACAAGCGTGAGGCCCTCCTCGACGCCGTGCTCGAGCAGGGCCCGCTGTTCCTGAGGGGAGTGGCCCTGGAGCGCCTCTGCCTGATGCATCTCGACGCCGACGACCTCGACAGCGCCCGGGCCGCCTTCGTGCGTGCCCAGCAGGCGCTGCCGCACTCACCGACCCTGGCCTATATCGAGGCGATGCTGCTGCTCCACGAGGGGCACGAGGAGGAGGCCGCCGAGCGGGCTCGTTTCTGGTTCCGCCGCCTCGCCCGCCAGGGCGAGCTGGATCCCGACCAGCTGGAGTTCCTGGCCGACCTGGCCGACAACCCCGGGGCCACCCTGGCCCTGGCCGAGCAGCTGCTCAACGCCGAGGAGGACCTGGCCGGTCCGCTGGCGTCGCTGCAGGCCCTGCTGGAGGTGCTGCCCACCGCTCCTCGGCTGCAGATCACTCGCAGCGACGAGGGGCGTCTCGAATACCACCAGGGCGAGCGTGAGCGGGCCCTCACGGCGGCATGGCTCGCCTGCTTCCCGGCGGAGGCAGTCAGCGAGTCGCCGCTGGGGCTGGAGGATGACCCCTGGCCGGCGGCCGGCGAGTGGCTGCCCGAGCTCTGTGCCCACCCCGAGTGGCTCGATGCCCCGGCGGTGCTCCAGGGCCTGGCCCTGGCGCTCACCACCCGGTTCGGCAGCCTACCCTGGATGGCCCCGAGCCTCTTCGTGCCCCTGGCCGAGCGGCTGGAGCGCTGGCTCGACCAGGCGGCCGGGGAGGGGCCCGGCACCCTGGCCTGGGACGATGCCGACAACGCCCTGCTGCTGCGCACCGGCCTGGCGCTGGTGGTGGGCATGGAGCGCGGCGCACGCCAGCGTTCCCGGCGGCTCGCCGAGTGCCTGCTGGCGCTGGATGACCACGATAGCCTGGGGCTCCGGGAGCTGGTGCTCGACCAGCTGCTGCGCGACGGGCGCGACGACGAGGCGCTCGCCGTCAGCCACCCGCCGGCGGGAGAGGAGCTGGGCGAGGCGGCGCTGGGTCTGCTGCTGGGCCGCGCGTTGGCGCTCTATCGTCTCGAGCGTCAGGCCGAGGCCGCCGAGGCGCTGGAGGAGGCCCGTCGACACAACGGCTATGCCCTGGCCCTGCTGTGCGCCGACAGCCCCCGCCCGCTGCCCGCCGTCGCCGGCGACGGGGTGGCCGAGCCGGGCTCCCGGGCAGAGGCGTGGCAGTATCGCACCCTGATGCGCGACCAGTGGCGAGCCACCCCCGGGGCGCTGGCCTGGCTGCAGGCCTGGCTCGACGAGCGCTAG
- a CDS encoding ABC1 kinase family protein gives MRERGRTRRLLGLGARTGGALIRTRLGGQADWRALGEALFEGLSELKGPAMKLAQIMSQWDDLLPPDLAEELARLQRQAEPMPWPRIRESLVAQYGDLDAVFREVEERPFASASMGQVHRAVTRDGEILVLKVQYPGLAEVLESDLAQVRRLMRLGRWFKVPQARLDALFEELAASLRGELDYRAEAEALARYRARYAHLENLVIPEPLPALCGERVLAMRYAPGTPLRELESGDDALRQGVAVTLADWLTEELFTHGELHADPHAGNFAVDAQGRLVIYDLGAVIPVPEPRLRAMMQLLEATLAGDPMAMDEALLRLGGRQGHGAPLALYRESAEAVSPLFAPGEQDFGDVRVHRRLRDLTPKVWAAMDRLQPPAETLLLSRTLNGHYWNLVRLGARLDMQARTRPLLEWARR, from the coding sequence ATGCGCGAACGAGGCAGGACGAGACGACTGCTGGGACTGGGTGCCCGGACCGGCGGCGCGCTGATCCGCACCCGGCTGGGCGGCCAGGCGGACTGGCGGGCCCTGGGCGAGGCGCTGTTCGAGGGGCTCTCCGAGCTCAAGGGGCCGGCCATGAAGCTGGCCCAGATCATGTCCCAGTGGGATGACCTCCTGCCCCCCGACCTGGCCGAGGAGCTCGCTCGCCTGCAGCGCCAGGCCGAGCCCATGCCCTGGCCGCGCATCCGCGAGAGCCTGGTGGCTCAGTATGGCGATCTCGACGCGGTGTTTCGCGAGGTCGAGGAGCGTCCCTTCGCCAGCGCCTCCATGGGGCAGGTGCACCGTGCCGTGACCCGGGACGGCGAGATCCTGGTGCTCAAGGTGCAGTACCCGGGGCTCGCCGAGGTGCTGGAGAGTGACCTGGCCCAGGTGCGCCGGCTGATGCGGCTGGGCCGCTGGTTCAAGGTGCCCCAGGCGCGCCTCGATGCGCTCTTCGAGGAGCTCGCCGCCAGCCTGCGTGGCGAGTTGGACTACCGCGCCGAGGCCGAGGCGCTGGCCCGCTACCGGGCGCGCTATGCCCACCTCGAGAACCTGGTGATCCCCGAGCCGCTGCCCGCGCTCTGCGGCGAGCGCGTGCTGGCCATGCGCTATGCGCCGGGAACCCCGCTGCGCGAGCTGGAATCGGGCGACGATGCCCTGCGTCAGGGCGTGGCGGTGACCCTGGCCGACTGGCTCACCGAGGAGCTTTTCACCCATGGCGAGCTCCACGCCGACCCCCACGCCGGCAACTTCGCCGTCGACGCGCAGGGGCGCCTGGTGATCTACGACCTGGGGGCGGTGATCCCGGTCCCCGAGCCGCGCCTGCGCGCCATGATGCAGCTGCTCGAGGCGACCCTGGCGGGTGATCCCATGGCCATGGACGAGGCGCTGCTCAGGCTCGGTGGCCGCCAGGGGCACGGCGCCCCGCTGGCGCTCTACCGGGAATCCGCCGAGGCCGTATCGCCGCTGTTTGCGCCCGGCGAGCAGGACTTCGGCGACGTGCGGGTGCACCGCCGCCTGCGTGACCTCACCCCCAAGGTGTGGGCCGCCATGGACCGCCTGCAGCCGCCTGCGGAGACACTGCTGCTGTCGCGCACCCTCAACGGCCACTACTGGAACCTGGTGCGCCTGGGCGCCCGGCTCGACATGCAGGCCCGTACCCGGCCGCTGCTGGAGTGGGCGCGGCGCTGA
- a CDS encoding DNA topoisomerase yields MRLIIAEKPSLARAIADALPGAPRKQEGAIAVGDTVVTWCLGHLLEQAPPDAYDPALKQWRLDSLPILPSRWKLTPRPKARGQLAVIRGLLKSAREVVHAGDPDREGQLLVQEVIEHLGWKGTVLRLLVSDLNRPAVQRALARLEDNARYQPLYRAAESRSRADWLYGINLTRAWTLTGRQAGHDGVLSVGRVQTPVLGLVVRRDAEIRDFTPHPFYVLWADLAVARGTLRAWWAPGEGQPLDDQGRLLERAPAAALAERLPGAEGRLTSLETQEKRQAAPLPYSLSALQVDAARRYGLSAKAVLDTCQALYERHQLITYPRSDCRYLPQEHFATARTTLESACRADDTHPAPVAGRGRLHAALAGLERQAGGRPPRPGPHRPAHGPHPPLGH; encoded by the coding sequence ATGCGCCTGATCATCGCCGAGAAGCCCAGTCTCGCCCGCGCCATCGCCGACGCCCTGCCCGGCGCCCCCCGCAAGCAGGAGGGCGCCATTGCCGTGGGCGACACCGTGGTGACCTGGTGCCTGGGCCACCTGCTGGAGCAGGCGCCGCCGGACGCCTATGACCCGGCCCTCAAGCAGTGGCGGCTCGATAGCCTGCCGATCCTGCCCAGCCGCTGGAAGCTGACGCCGCGCCCGAAGGCGCGTGGCCAGCTGGCGGTGATCCGCGGCCTGCTCAAGTCCGCCCGGGAGGTGGTCCACGCCGGCGACCCGGACCGCGAGGGCCAGCTGCTGGTGCAGGAGGTGATCGAGCACCTGGGCTGGAAGGGGACGGTCCTGCGTCTGCTGGTCAGCGACCTCAACCGGCCGGCGGTGCAGCGCGCGCTGGCCCGGCTGGAGGACAACGCCCGCTATCAGCCGCTCTATCGCGCCGCCGAGTCGCGCTCCCGGGCCGACTGGCTCTACGGCATCAACCTCACCCGAGCCTGGACCCTCACCGGGCGCCAGGCGGGCCACGACGGAGTGCTCTCCGTGGGCCGGGTGCAGACGCCGGTGCTGGGGCTGGTGGTTCGCCGCGACGCCGAGATCCGCGACTTCACCCCCCACCCCTTCTACGTGCTGTGGGCGGACCTCGCCGTGGCGCGCGGGACGCTGCGCGCCTGGTGGGCGCCCGGCGAGGGCCAGCCTCTGGACGACCAGGGGCGACTGCTCGAGCGTGCCCCCGCCGCTGCCCTGGCCGAACGGCTGCCCGGCGCCGAGGGGCGGCTCACCTCGCTCGAGACCCAGGAGAAGCGCCAGGCCGCCCCGCTGCCCTACTCCCTCTCCGCGCTGCAGGTAGACGCCGCACGCCGCTACGGGCTCTCTGCCAAGGCGGTGCTGGATACCTGCCAGGCCCTCTATGAGCGCCACCAGCTGATCACCTACCCGCGCTCCGACTGCCGCTACCTGCCCCAGGAGCACTTCGCCACCGCCAGGACCACCCTGGAGAGCGCCTGCCGGGCGGACGACACCCACCCTGCGCCAGTGGCTGGCCGGGGCCGACTTCACGCGGCGCTCGCGGGCCTGGAACGACAAGCAGGTGGGCGCCCACCACGCCCTGGCCCCCACCGGCCGGCCCATGGACCCCACCCGCCTCTCGGCCACTGA